The Halodesulfovibrio sp. genome has a segment encoding these proteins:
- the tatB gene encoding Sec-independent protein translocase protein TatB yields MFGIGTTEILVILVVALIVLGPKSLPKVARTLGKGLAEFRRVSTDFQRTINTEIALDEHEKEKKAAEKKIFGDDSKAEATPTPEPTTESSAQDSTGNLAVAPDNADVPPVAEAASKKTEKEQA; encoded by the coding sequence ATGTTTGGAATCGGTACTACTGAAATACTGGTTATTCTTGTTGTAGCACTTATTGTGCTGGGTCCTAAGAGCTTGCCGAAAGTGGCTCGTACTCTTGGGAAGGGTCTTGCGGAATTCCGCCGTGTATCCACAGATTTTCAGCGTACTATCAACACTGAAATAGCACTGGATGAACACGAAAAAGAGAAAAAAGCCGCTGAAAAGAAAATTTTTGGCGACGACTCTAAAGCAGAAGCAACACCTACCCCTGAACCGACTACTGAGTCATCTGCGCAGGATTCCACCGGAAACCTTGCAGTTGCACCTGACAATGCAGACGTTCCTCCAGTAGCTGAAGCTGCAAGCAAAAAGACCGAGAAGGAACAGGCATAA